One Aerococcus urinaeequi DNA segment encodes these proteins:
- the rplV gene encoding 50S ribosomal protein L22, whose product MAEQITSAKATANTVRVSARKARLVVDLIRNKTVGEAIAILKNTPRSASPAVEKVLMSAIANAEHNFGLEPANLVVSEAFVNEGPTMKRFRPRAKGSASRINKRTSHITVVVKTAEEA is encoded by the coding sequence ATGGCAGAACAAATTACATCTGCAAAAGCAACTGCAAACACAGTTCGCGTTTCTGCTCGTAAAGCACGTTTAGTTGTTGATTTAATCCGCAACAAAACTGTCGGTGAAGCTATTGCAATCTTAAAAAACACTCCTCGTTCAGCATCTCCTGCTGTAGAGAAAGTGTTAATGTCTGCAATTGCAAACGCAGAACACAACTTTGGCTTAGAGCCAGCTAACTTAGTAGTAAGCGAAGCATTCGTAAATGAAGGACCAACGATGAAACGTTTCCGTCCACGTGCGAAAGGTTCAGCTTCTAGAATCAACAAACGTACAAGCCACATTACAGTGGTAGTAAAAACAGCAGAGGAGGCATAA
- the rpsC gene encoding 30S ribosomal protein S3 translates to MGQKINPIGMRIGVIKDWDARWYAEKDFADTLHEDLHIREYIAETLKDASVSQVEIERAANKVNVNIHTAKPGMVIGKGGSEVDALRKTLNNRTGKKVHINIVEIKKPELDAKLVGESIAQQLENRVAFRRAQKQAIQRTMKSGAKGIKVQISGRLNGADMARSETQVEGTVPLHTLRADIDYSWEEADTTYGKIGIKTWVCRGEILPTKNIQGEA, encoded by the coding sequence ATGGGACAAAAGATTAATCCTATCGGTATGCGTATCGGCGTCATCAAAGATTGGGACGCTCGTTGGTATGCAGAAAAAGACTTTGCAGATACTTTACACGAAGACTTACATATCCGCGAATACATCGCTGAAACATTAAAAGATGCTTCTGTATCTCAAGTTGAAATTGAACGTGCTGCAAACAAAGTTAACGTAAACATCCACACTGCTAAACCGGGTATGGTTATTGGTAAAGGTGGTTCTGAAGTTGACGCATTACGTAAAACTTTAAACAACCGTACAGGTAAAAAAGTACACATCAACATTGTAGAAATTAAAAAACCTGAATTAGACGCTAAATTAGTTGGTGAATCAATCGCTCAACAATTAGAAAACCGTGTAGCTTTCCGTCGTGCGCAAAAACAAGCAATCCAACGCACAATGAAATCAGGAGCTAAAGGTATCAAAGTTCAAATCTCAGGTCGTTTGAATGGTGCCGACATGGCGCGTTCAGAAACTCAAGTAGAAGGAACAGTTCCATTGCATACATTGCGTGCGGACATCGACTACTCATGGGAAGAAGCCGACACTACTTACGGTAAGATCGGTATCAAAACATGGGTATGCCGTGGTGAAATCCTTCCAACAAAAAATATTCAAGGGGAGGCTTAA
- the rplP gene encoding 50S ribosomal protein L16 — protein sequence MLVPKRVKHRREFRGKMRGEAKGGKEIAYGEFGLQALDSAWITNRQIEASRIAMTRYMKRGGKVWIKIFPHKSYTAKAIGVRMGSGKGAPEGWVSPVKRGKILFEVAGVPKEVAKEALRLASHKLPIRTKIVKREIGGESND from the coding sequence ATGTTAGTACCTAAACGTGTAAAACACAGACGTGAATTCCGTGGTAAAATGCGTGGCGAAGCTAAAGGCGGAAAAGAAATTGCATACGGTGAATTCGGTTTGCAAGCATTAGATTCAGCATGGATCACTAACCGTCAAATTGAAGCATCTCGTATTGCCATGACACGTTACATGAAACGTGGTGGGAAAGTATGGATTAAAATCTTCCCACATAAATCTTATACAGCTAAAGCAATTGGTGTTCGTATGGGTTCTGGTAAAGGTGCTCCAGAAGGTTGGGTATCTCCAGTTAAACGCGGTAAAATCTTATTTGAAGTTGCCGGCGTTCCAAAAGAAGTAGCTAAAGAAGCATTGCGTTTAGCATCTCACAAATTACCTATTCGTACTAAAATCGTAAAACGTGAAATTGGTGGTGAATCTAATGACTAA
- the rpmC gene encoding 50S ribosomal protein L29: MTKFTDIKDLSTAELTAKEQEYRQELFNLRFQLATGQLENIARIKAVRKDIARVKTALRNQEA, translated from the coding sequence ATGACTAAATTTACAGATATTAAAGATCTTTCCACTGCTGAACTTACTGCTAAAGAACAAGAATATCGTCAAGAATTATTCAACTTACGATTCCAATTGGCAACTGGTCAATTAGAAAACATAGCTCGTATTAAAGCTGTTCGTAAAGATATCGCACGTGTTAAAACTGCGTTACGTAATCAAGAAGCGTAA
- the rpsQ gene encoding 30S ribosomal protein S17: MEERNNRKVLQGRVVSDKMEKTITVQVDTFKFHPTYGKRIKYSKKYKAHDENNSAKMGDIVRIAETRPLSKDKYFRLVEIVEESIII; this comes from the coding sequence ATGGAAGAACGTAATAACCGTAAAGTGTTACAAGGCCGTGTTGTTTCTGACAAAATGGAAAAAACAATCACAGTCCAAGTTGATACTTTCAAATTCCATCCAACATATGGTAAACGTATCAAATATTCTAAGAAATACAAAGCACATGATGAAAACAATTCAGCAAAAATGGGTGACATCGTCCGCATCGCGGAAACTCGTCCATTGTCAAAAGACAAATACTTCCGTCTTGTTGAAATCGTTGAAGAATCAATCATTATCTAA